A DNA window from Arachis duranensis cultivar V14167 chromosome 3, aradu.V14167.gnm2.J7QH, whole genome shotgun sequence contains the following coding sequences:
- the LOC107479866 gene encoding uncharacterized protein LOC107479866 has translation MEFSLKYHFGRVGLQNVMFASNLGFNLDIPKVAAFRKSSIPHGVSASQPIGIVGSGKNIRIEEDFMNLTPRCTVKSLDDNNRAVTFVVLAKIAEIVEDGPWWYSACIVCVAEVFRQNSRFTFVNFVTSMLQMFRVKMLAEDSTGVSIFVLFDREASYLLNKTCAQLFEHLKDVDSSSIFQEIVEKTMLFKVLSRLIGMEKFKETYPVRCVCDDAAILEMFELSGSDLSPKKMCFVLSKAGFVPKGEGSFGEPSKVIKSPNLGLTPSSCSELFAGSPQCTQKESSVVDLGADEDAKCSLFKRKSADVVVDKLNEVDNSENSCDEVDESEEEYVVGLNRGSLDAEKDVKLSLKTLRRSLRLQLDEADESHVSGNDGSSGHGVN, from the exons gtagAGTTGGACTTCAGAATGTTATGTTTGCATCAAATCTTGGATTTAATCTTGACATCCCAAAGGTGGCAGCTTTTCGAAAAAG TTCTATTCCACATGGAGTTAGTGCATCCCAACCCATTGGCATTGTTGGATCTGGAAAAAATATCAGAATAGAAGAAGATTTTATGAATCTCACACCTAGGTGTACTGTGAAGTCGCTTGATGATAACAACCGG gCTGTAACTTTTGTTGTACTGGCGAAGATAGCTGAAATAGTTGAAGATGGTCCTTGGTGGTACTCTGCTTGCATTGTGTGTGTGGCAGAGGTGTTCAGGCAGAATTCGAGATTTACTTTTGTCAATTTTGTAACATCCATGTTACAAAT GTTTAGAGTGAAGATGTTGGCTGAGGATTCCACTGGTGTTTCTATTTTTGTCCTCTTTGATCGTGAGGCAAGTTACCTACTGAATAAGACTTGTGCCCAGCTGTTTGAACATCTTAAGGATGTTGAT TCTTCTTCTATATTTCAAGAAATTGTTGAAAAAACTATGCTATTCAAGGTTCTTAGTAGGCTTATTGGGATGGAGAAATTCAAAGAGACTTATCCAGTGAGGTGTGTTTGTGATGATGCTGCAATACTTGAAATGTTTGAGCTCTCTGGTTCAGATTTGAGTCCTAAAAAG ATGTGCTTTGTATTATCCAAGGCTGGGTTTGTACCAAAAGGAGAGGGATCATTTGGGGAACCTTCTAAGGTTATCAAATCACCGAATTTGGGATTGACTCCTTCCAGCTGCTCTGAGCTCTTTGCTGGTTCGCCTCAATGTACCCAAAAGGAATCAAGTGTTGTTGACTTGGGAGCTGATGAAGATGCTAAG TGTTCTCTCTTCAAGAGAAAGTCTGCTGATGTTGTGGTGGATAAGTTAAATGAAGTGGATAATTCTGAAAATTCATGTGATGAAGTTGATGAAAGTGAAGAG GAGTATGTGGTTGGCCTTAATCGAGGCTCTCTTGATGCTGAGAAAGATGTGAAGCTTTCGTTGAAGACGTTGAGAAGATCCTTGAGGCTGCAACTTGATGAAGCTGATGAGTCTCATGTCTCGGGAAATGATGGCTCCTCTGGACATGGGGTTAATTGA